A DNA window from Amycolatopsis sp. DSM 110486 contains the following coding sequences:
- the asnB gene encoding asparagine synthase (glutamine-hydrolyzing): MCGIAGWVSYDSDLSQRQEIVDAMTETMACRGPDDRGTWVRRNVALGHRRLAIIDLPGGRQPMSVRTPNGEISMVYSGEAYNFTELREELTKLGHTWETDSDTEVVLHGYLQWGDAVVDHLNGMYAFAIWDERDQKLVMIRDRMGIKPFYYYPTRDGVLFGSEPKAILANPLAKRVVDSDGLRELLAFTKRPGWSLWKGMAEVEPGTVVTVSKEGIRSRTYWKLDAKQHTDDQETTVARVRELMTDIVNRQLVADVPRCVLLSGGLDSSAVTGLAAVRLAEQGEQLRTFSVDFTGQEENFQPDEMRDTPDSPFIRDVAKLVGSAHQDVVLNPGELSDPEVRRTVLRARDIPAGLGDMDTSLYLLFKAIRGESTVALSGESADEVFGGYRWFHDESVHADTFPWLAFRSGLMTEREALLRPEVATHLSLGDYVADQYRTAVDKVEHLDGESEQDARMRTICNLHLSRFVRMLLDRKDRASMAVGLEVRVPFCDHRLVEYVYNTPWSLKTFDGREKSLLRHATKHVLPDSVRDRVKSPYPSTQDPGYPAALQQQVKEVLAERDNPVFQLVSREWLTKVSEVDPVTIEPTQRVGMDRALDLYHWFDMYSPELQLD; encoded by the coding sequence ATGTGCGGAATCGCCGGCTGGGTTTCCTACGACTCTGACCTGTCACAACGGCAGGAGATCGTCGACGCGATGACGGAGACGATGGCGTGCCGCGGCCCGGACGACCGTGGCACGTGGGTGCGCCGCAACGTCGCGCTCGGGCACCGCAGGCTCGCGATCATCGACCTGCCGGGCGGCCGCCAGCCCATGAGTGTGCGCACGCCCAACGGCGAGATTTCCATGGTCTACAGCGGCGAGGCCTACAACTTCACCGAACTTCGTGAAGAACTCACGAAGCTCGGGCACACGTGGGAGACCGACAGCGACACCGAGGTCGTGCTCCACGGGTACCTGCAGTGGGGCGACGCGGTCGTCGACCACCTGAACGGCATGTACGCGTTCGCGATCTGGGACGAGCGCGACCAGAAGCTCGTGATGATCCGCGACCGCATGGGGATCAAGCCGTTCTACTACTACCCGACGCGCGACGGCGTGCTGTTCGGCTCGGAACCCAAGGCGATCCTGGCCAACCCGCTGGCGAAGCGCGTCGTGGACAGCGACGGCCTGCGCGAGCTGTTGGCGTTCACCAAGCGCCCCGGCTGGTCGCTGTGGAAGGGCATGGCCGAGGTCGAGCCGGGCACCGTCGTCACGGTGTCGAAGGAAGGCATCCGCTCCCGCACGTACTGGAAGCTCGACGCGAAGCAGCACACGGACGACCAGGAGACCACCGTCGCGCGCGTGCGCGAGCTGATGACCGACATCGTCAACCGCCAGCTCGTGGCCGACGTGCCGCGTTGCGTGCTGCTCTCGGGCGGGCTCGACTCCAGCGCCGTCACGGGTCTCGCGGCCGTGCGGCTGGCCGAGCAGGGTGAGCAGCTGCGCACGTTCTCGGTCGACTTCACAGGCCAGGAGGAGAACTTCCAGCCGGACGAGATGCGCGACACCCCGGACTCGCCGTTCATCCGCGACGTCGCGAAGCTCGTCGGCTCGGCGCACCAGGACGTGGTGCTCAACCCGGGCGAGCTGTCCGACCCGGAGGTGCGCCGCACCGTGCTGCGGGCGCGCGACATCCCCGCCGGCCTCGGTGACATGGACACGTCGCTGTACCTGCTGTTCAAGGCGATCCGCGGCGAGTCCACAGTGGCCCTGTCGGGTGAGTCGGCCGACGAGGTGTTCGGCGGGTACCGCTGGTTCCACGACGAGTCGGTGCACGCCGACACGTTCCCGTGGCTGGCCTTCCGCTCGGGCCTGATGACGGAGCGGGAAGCGTTGCTGCGCCCCGAAGTCGCCACGCACCTGAGCCTCGGCGACTACGTGGCCGACCAGTACCGCACCGCCGTGGACAAGGTCGAGCACCTCGACGGCGAGTCGGAGCAGGACGCGCGCATGCGCACCATCTGCAACCTCCACCTGAGCCGGTTCGTGCGGATGCTGCTCGACCGCAAGGACCGCGCGTCGATGGCCGTGGGCCTGGAGGTGCGCGTGCCGTTCTGCGACCACCGGCTCGTGGAGTACGTGTACAACACGCCGTGGTCACTCAAGACCTTCGACGGCCGCGAGAAGAGCCTCCTGCGGCACGCGACCAAGCACGTGCTGCCGGACTCGGTGCGCGACCGCGTGAAGAGCCCGTACCCGTCCACCCAGGACCCCGGCTACCCCGCCGCGTTGCAGCAGCAGGTGAAGGAAGTGCTGGCGGAGCGCGACAACCCGGTGTTCCAGCTCGTGAGCCGCGAGTGGCTCACGAAGGTGTCCGAAGTGGACCCGGTGACGATCGAGCCGACGCAGCGGGTGGGGATGGACCGCGCGCTGGACCTCTACCACTGGTTCGACATGTACTCGCCCGAGCTGCAGCTGGACTGA
- a CDS encoding SRPBCC family protein has translation MAVLNVHAREFPVSAAEAGALLDTLGAPGDRLWPVELWPPMRFAGPVAPGVPGGHGPVHYVVESFHEGRSFRCRFTAPQGIDGFHEFLVQDTSDGCELRHVLAAHLHGAARITWPLFWRPLHDALIEDCLDQAERVLTGGVVAPARWSPYVRLLREAGKTLVSRITRSRDQDPRAKLRA, from the coding sequence ATGGCTGTGCTCAACGTTCACGCTCGCGAGTTCCCCGTGTCCGCCGCCGAGGCGGGTGCCCTGCTCGACACGCTCGGCGCGCCCGGCGATCGGCTGTGGCCGGTCGAGCTGTGGCCGCCGATGCGGTTCGCCGGCCCGGTCGCGCCCGGTGTCCCGGGTGGCCACGGGCCCGTGCACTACGTCGTGGAAAGCTTCCATGAAGGACGGTCATTCCGTTGCAGATTCACGGCGCCGCAAGGGATCGACGGTTTCCACGAGTTCCTCGTGCAGGACACTTCGGACGGTTGTGAACTGCGGCACGTGCTCGCGGCGCACCTGCACGGTGCCGCGCGGATCACCTGGCCGCTGTTCTGGCGGCCGCTGCACGACGCGCTGATCGAGGACTGCCTCGACCAGGCGGAACGGGTGCTGACCGGCGGTGTCGTGGCCCCGGCGCGGTGGTCGCCGTACGTCCGGTTGCTCCGCGAGGCCGGGAAGACGTTGGTAAGCCGTATTACCAGGTCGCGCGACCAAGATCCTCGTGCCAAGCTCCGTGCGTGA
- the kdpA gene encoding potassium-transporting ATPase subunit KdpA: MSDVGAGLLQVGLLLVALAVVYKPLGDYMARVFSNEKHWRVEKVFYKIVRVNPDSEQHWKTYASGVLGFSFASIILLYLLQRLQSVLPLSLGRGAVSPSVAFNTAASFVANTNWQSYVPETTMGHFVQMTGLTVQNFVSAGVGLAVAIAVTRGFIRSKTDRLGNFWVDLTRGTIRVLLPMAFVFAIVLIGLGVVQSLHSGVAVTNPDGSQSTIALAPAASQETIKELGTNGGGILNANSSHPFENPNAWTNLIELFLILVIPVSLTRTFGQLVGNKKQGYVLLSVMGALWGAMLVLIWTAESFTNSPAALAAGANMEGKEQRFGLSLTSIFADTTTGTSTGAVNGAHDSLSGLGGGGPLLNMLFGEISPGGVGTGLYGILVMAVIAMFLAGLMVGRTPEYLGKKLGKREVTAAAISMLAMPTLVLVGAGIALAMPDTQSALGNPGAHGLSEILYGYASTANNNGSAFGGLTATSNWFQSSFGVAMLLGRFIPIIAVLCLAGSLAKQKKVPETAGTLPTTGPLFATMLTGTIVLVAALTFVPALALGPIAEAMA, translated from the coding sequence ATGAGTGATGTCGGCGCCGGCCTCCTCCAGGTCGGTCTACTGCTCGTCGCCCTGGCGGTGGTCTACAAACCGCTCGGCGACTACATGGCCCGGGTCTTCTCGAACGAGAAGCACTGGCGGGTCGAGAAGGTCTTCTACAAGATCGTCCGCGTCAACCCCGACTCCGAGCAGCACTGGAAGACCTACGCGTCCGGGGTGCTCGGGTTCTCCTTCGCGTCGATCATCCTGCTGTACCTGCTGCAGCGCCTGCAGTCGGTGCTGCCGTTGAGCCTCGGTCGCGGCGCGGTGTCGCCCTCGGTCGCGTTCAACACGGCGGCGAGCTTCGTGGCGAACACGAACTGGCAGTCCTACGTCCCCGAGACGACGATGGGCCACTTCGTGCAGATGACGGGCCTCACCGTGCAGAACTTCGTGTCGGCGGGTGTTGGCCTGGCCGTCGCGATCGCGGTGACGCGCGGGTTCATCCGCTCGAAGACCGACCGCCTCGGCAACTTCTGGGTGGACCTCACGCGCGGCACGATCCGCGTGCTGCTGCCGATGGCGTTCGTCTTCGCCATCGTGCTCATCGGGCTGGGCGTGGTGCAGAGCCTGCACTCCGGCGTCGCGGTGACGAACCCCGACGGCAGCCAGAGCACCATCGCGCTGGCGCCGGCGGCGAGCCAGGAGACGATCAAGGAGCTCGGCACCAACGGCGGCGGGATCCTGAACGCGAACTCCTCGCACCCGTTCGAGAACCCGAACGCGTGGACCAACCTGATCGAGCTGTTCCTGATCCTCGTGATCCCTGTGAGCCTCACCCGCACCTTCGGGCAGCTGGTCGGGAACAAGAAGCAGGGCTACGTCCTGCTGTCGGTGATGGGCGCGCTCTGGGGCGCCATGCTGGTCCTGATCTGGACCGCGGAGTCCTTCACCAACAGCCCGGCCGCGCTGGCCGCCGGGGCCAACATGGAGGGCAAGGAACAACGCTTCGGGCTGAGCCTCACGTCGATCTTCGCCGATACGACAACGGGTACGTCCACGGGCGCGGTCAACGGCGCGCACGACAGCCTTTCGGGTCTGGGCGGCGGCGGGCCGTTGCTGAACATGCTCTTCGGCGAGATCTCGCCGGGCGGCGTCGGCACCGGTCTCTACGGCATCCTCGTGATGGCCGTGATCGCGATGTTCCTCGCGGGCCTCATGGTCGGGCGCACGCCGGAGTACCTGGGAAAGAAGCTCGGCAAGCGGGAAGTCACCGCCGCGGCGATCTCGATGCTCGCGATGCCGACGCTCGTGCTCGTCGGCGCCGGGATCGCCCTGGCGATGCCCGACACGCAGAGCGCGCTGGGCAACCCGGGCGCCCACGGCCTGTCGGAGATCCTCTACGGCTACGCCTCGACCGCCAACAACAACGGCAGCGCCTTCGGCGGCCTGACCGCCACGAGCAACTGGTTCCAGTCCTCGTTCGGCGTCGCCATGCTGCTCGGCCGGTTCATCCCGATCATCGCGGTCCTCTGCCTCGCCGGTTCGCTGGCCAAGCAGAAGAAGGTTCCCGAGACCGCCGGCACCCTGCCCACCACCGGGCCGCTGTTCGCCACGATGCTCACCGGAACCATCGTCCTCGTCGCGGCCCTCACTTTCGTCCCGGCGCTCGCGCTCGGGCCCATTGCGGAGGCGATGGCATGA
- a CDS encoding hydroxymethylglutaryl-CoA lyase: MTLRDVTLRDGLQLTGKPLPTDHKIALVRELLALGVPAVEVGSMARPDLVPSLADTPEVLAALTPAELARCWVWVATPRHVEKAAAAGAVNFQYCLSASDAHNRANLGRSTEDSLAAMPAAVANASGGRVQLCIATSFTCPFRGEVHPERVLAIADDPRTAGAVDVVVCDTLGQAVPAQVTSLVGEVARRGRRVVYHGHDTWGLGVANSLAALAAGADEVDGALGGLGGCPFAPGASGNAATEDLLFALRPEWLTPCVFARLVRLAGDLLDELGEPNRSRAGQGARTSAMAFPWAL, encoded by the coding sequence ATGACGCTCCGGGACGTGACACTGCGGGACGGGTTGCAGCTGACGGGCAAGCCGCTCCCGACCGACCACAAGATCGCCCTCGTGCGCGAACTTCTCGCGCTGGGTGTACCCGCCGTCGAGGTGGGCTCGATGGCCCGCCCCGACCTCGTGCCGTCGCTGGCCGACACCCCCGAGGTGCTGGCCGCGCTGACTCCGGCGGAGCTCGCGCGCTGCTGGGTGTGGGTCGCCACGCCGCGGCACGTCGAGAAGGCAGCGGCCGCCGGCGCGGTCAACTTCCAGTACTGCCTTTCCGCTTCGGACGCGCACAACCGGGCCAACCTCGGCCGGTCCACCGAGGACAGCCTGGCGGCCATGCCGGCGGCGGTGGCGAACGCGAGCGGCGGGCGGGTGCAGCTGTGTATCGCCACGTCGTTCACGTGCCCGTTCCGCGGCGAGGTGCACCCGGAGCGGGTGCTCGCGATCGCCGACGATCCGCGGACAGCCGGCGCTGTGGACGTCGTCGTGTGCGACACGCTGGGGCAAGCCGTGCCCGCGCAGGTCACGAGCCTGGTCGGCGAAGTCGCGCGGCGGGGCCGACGCGTCGTGTACCACGGCCACGACACCTGGGGGCTCGGCGTCGCGAACTCGCTCGCGGCGCTGGCCGCCGGCGCCGACGAGGTCGACGGCGCGCTCGGCGGCCTCGGCGGCTGCCCGTTCGCGCCGGGCGCCAGTGGCAACGCCGCGACCGAGGACCTGTTGTTCGCGCTGCGTCCCGAGTGGCTCACGCCGTGCGTGTTCGCTCGCCTCGTGCGCCTCGCCGGTGACCTGCTCGACGAGCTGGGCGAACCGAACCGGTCGCGCGCCGGCCAGGGCGCGCGCACCAGTGCCATGGCCTTCCCGTGGGCGCTCTGA
- a CDS encoding TetR/AcrR family transcriptional regulator, with protein sequence MGRPPAYTTAQFLDAATALFAGGGARAVTMAATAKAAGAPNGSIYHRFADRPELLAALWITTLRDFQDDFIALLGPAPSVDDAIAAAASVVHWCRRHPAGAHVLDAGKQAFSPADWSPSATADLARAENELKAAIKHATATLPSSVGCTAEDVVLALVEVPRAVVHRYLSGGRTPPPKAADLVARSARKLLRP encoded by the coding sequence ATGGGCAGGCCTCCGGCTTACACGACCGCACAGTTCCTCGACGCGGCCACCGCACTGTTCGCCGGGGGCGGCGCACGCGCCGTGACGATGGCCGCCACGGCGAAAGCCGCGGGCGCCCCGAACGGCTCGATCTATCACCGCTTCGCCGACCGCCCGGAACTCCTGGCCGCCCTGTGGATCACGACACTGCGCGACTTCCAGGACGACTTCATTGCCCTGCTGGGTCCGGCCCCCTCAGTGGACGACGCCATCGCCGCCGCCGCCAGCGTCGTCCACTGGTGCCGCCGCCACCCGGCCGGCGCGCACGTGCTGGACGCGGGGAAGCAGGCGTTCTCCCCGGCCGACTGGTCCCCTTCCGCGACCGCCGACCTCGCGCGCGCCGAGAACGAACTGAAAGCCGCGATCAAACACGCCACGGCGACGCTGCCGTCCTCCGTCGGCTGCACCGCGGAAGACGTGGTGCTGGCGCTCGTCGAGGTGCCGCGCGCCGTGGTCCACCGCTACCTCTCCGGCGGCCGGACGCCACCGCCGAAGGCCGCCGACCTGGTGGCCCGCTCGGCCCGCAAGCTGCTCCGTCCCTGA
- a CDS encoding GNAT family N-acetyltransferase, which produces MTGAFDSEIVLTPLDEPALHRLLEAAVADADPLEVMPPVEGPPGWTPERRQAFLTFHRRRCLDPDTAIETTWLVEVGGRAAGAARLQPVHGPSAVAVEAGVWLGRSVRGRGIGKRVTEVLLEAARDGGAARFIASTTVDNAAARRLLTGTGADLDVHGADVDASLGL; this is translated from the coding sequence GTGACCGGAGCCTTCGATTCCGAGATCGTGCTGACCCCCCTCGACGAGCCGGCCCTGCACCGGCTGCTCGAGGCCGCGGTCGCCGACGCCGACCCCCTCGAGGTGATGCCTCCGGTGGAGGGCCCGCCGGGCTGGACGCCCGAGCGGCGCCAGGCGTTTCTCACGTTCCACCGGCGGCGCTGCCTCGACCCGGACACCGCGATCGAAACCACGTGGCTCGTGGAGGTCGGCGGCCGGGCGGCCGGGGCTGCGCGGCTGCAACCGGTGCACGGGCCCTCGGCCGTCGCGGTGGAGGCCGGTGTGTGGCTGGGCCGCTCGGTGCGCGGGCGCGGCATCGGCAAGCGCGTGACGGAAGTGCTGCTCGAAGCCGCGCGCGACGGTGGCGCGGCGAGGTTCATCGCCTCGACCACCGTGGACAACGCCGCCGCCCGCCGCCTGCTCACCGGCACCGGCGCGGACCTCGACGTGCACGGCGCCGACGTGGACGCCAGCCTCGGACTCTGA
- a CDS encoding CaiB/BaiF CoA-transferase family protein codes for MTQLPLAGVRVLELGNYIAGPTAGRLLADFGAEVIKVERPGRGDELRNWRLHAGDTSMLFRTINRNKKSVVLDLKTPDGRAAVLDLVGHCDVVIENFRPGTLEAWGLGPDRLEEANPDVVLARISAFGQTGPLAQRPGFAAVAEAFGGLRELVGEADRPPSRVGVSIGDSIAGLYAAFGVLVALREISVRGKGKRGPLRDRVVDVALHEAVFSMMESLVPDHLAHGVERQRVGGRMEGIAPSNAYRCADGTSVVIAGNGDSIFGRYMRAIDRPDLADDPGLATNAGRWARRDELDRAISEWTAERTREEVLTALDEAAVPAGPIYTAADICADEQYRARAMIQTLPVDVGGDEPVDVGFPGIVPVLGARSLPVRSVGPDLGAHTREVLRDVLGRGDDEIEAIAGGRA; via the coding sequence ATGACCCAGCTGCCGCTTGCGGGCGTGCGAGTGCTCGAACTCGGCAACTACATCGCCGGGCCGACCGCCGGACGGCTGCTCGCGGACTTCGGCGCCGAGGTGATCAAGGTCGAGCGGCCCGGCCGCGGCGACGAGCTGCGGAACTGGCGGCTGCACGCGGGCGACACCTCGATGCTGTTCCGCACGATCAACCGCAACAAGAAGTCCGTGGTACTCGACCTGAAGACCCCGGACGGTCGCGCCGCCGTGCTCGACCTCGTCGGGCACTGCGACGTGGTGATCGAGAACTTCCGGCCGGGCACGCTCGAAGCGTGGGGCCTTGGCCCCGACCGGCTCGAGGAGGCGAACCCCGACGTCGTGCTCGCGCGCATCTCCGCGTTCGGGCAGACCGGACCGCTCGCGCAGCGGCCGGGATTCGCCGCGGTGGCCGAGGCCTTCGGCGGGTTGCGGGAGCTCGTCGGAGAGGCAGACCGGCCGCCGTCGCGGGTCGGGGTGTCGATCGGCGACTCGATCGCCGGGCTGTACGCGGCGTTCGGTGTGCTGGTCGCGTTGCGCGAGATCTCGGTGCGGGGCAAGGGGAAGCGCGGCCCGCTACGGGACCGGGTGGTCGATGTCGCCCTCCACGAAGCGGTGTTCTCCATGATGGAGTCGCTCGTGCCCGACCACCTCGCCCACGGCGTGGAGCGGCAGCGGGTCGGTGGCCGGATGGAGGGCATCGCGCCCAGCAACGCCTACCGGTGCGCCGACGGCACGAGCGTGGTGATCGCCGGCAACGGCGACTCGATCTTCGGTCGCTACATGCGGGCCATCGACCGGCCCGACCTCGCCGACGACCCGGGGCTCGCGACCAACGCCGGCCGGTGGGCGCGGCGAGACGAACTGGACCGCGCCATCTCGGAGTGGACCGCCGAACGCACCCGCGAGGAGGTGCTCACGGCGCTCGACGAGGCCGCGGTCCCGGCGGGTCCCATCTACACCGCCGCCGACATCTGCGCCGACGAGCAGTACCGCGCCCGCGCCATGATCCAGACGTTGCCGGTCGACGTCGGCGGCGACGAACCGGTCGACGTCGGGTTCCCCGGGATCGTGCCGGTGCTGGGCGCACGGTCGCTGCCGGTGCGCTCGGTGGGCCCGGATCTCGGCGCGCACACCCGTGAGGTGCTGCGCGACGTGCTCGGCCGGGGCGACGACGAGATCGAAGCCATCGCGGGAGGACGGGCATGA
- the kdpF gene encoding K(+)-transporting ATPase subunit F: MSGAGTVANIVGGLLALGLIVYLFIALVRPEKF, encoded by the coding sequence GTGAGCGGCGCCGGCACCGTGGCCAACATCGTCGGCGGACTGCTGGCGCTGGGCCTGATCGTCTACCTGTTCATCGCACTGGTGAGGCCGGAGAAGTTCTGA
- a CDS encoding GntP family permease has translation MSDTAILINTAVAIIAIAVLIVRFKLNPLIALVIGCCYLGLATGLGVGKTVDAISSGFGDIMAEIGLLIAFGVLMGAILRDLRAIERLVDRLMHAVGPKRIPYALALTISTFLQSIYLDVLLVIAAPLAKGIAPRLGKFGTARMATALAIGLECGIIFTVPGVGALALAGLLHVPLGTYLLYGLIVVIPTVVIAIFVSTFLLTRGWWKPAMDEQDVTASETPKTELADDDDDDRAPTAAEPVAGGGATATLVETRQRAEPRLFVLLAPLVVALLLVATGAIAEMAHWSNPVVALLSTPMVALLIGLVGTCLVGRWYAGQPRVEKALAAGLRQSGQILLLSGVGGSLAAVIKAVGLGDILGKYLSAGAWAPLLVVWAIAAVLHIAVGSVTISAITAAGLLAPVAPALGINPVLIALAAGAGSLFLVHLTSNTFWLLQALMGQTTRGTLKTCSVGVSIASVTALGPILALSLVL, from the coding sequence ATGTCGGACACGGCAATCTTGATCAACACGGCGGTCGCGATCATCGCGATCGCCGTGCTGATCGTCAGGTTCAAGCTGAACCCGCTGATCGCGCTGGTGATCGGCTGCTGCTATCTGGGGCTCGCCACCGGACTGGGCGTCGGGAAGACCGTCGACGCCATCAGCTCGGGCTTCGGCGACATCATGGCCGAGATCGGCCTGCTCATCGCCTTCGGCGTGCTCATGGGCGCGATCCTGCGCGATCTCAGAGCGATCGAGCGGCTGGTGGACCGCCTGATGCACGCGGTCGGGCCGAAACGGATCCCGTACGCGCTGGCGCTGACGATCTCCACTTTCCTGCAGTCGATCTACCTGGACGTGCTGCTGGTGATCGCTGCGCCGCTCGCCAAGGGCATCGCGCCCCGGCTGGGCAAGTTCGGCACCGCGCGGATGGCCACCGCACTGGCGATCGGGCTGGAGTGCGGCATCATCTTCACCGTTCCGGGCGTCGGCGCGCTCGCACTCGCCGGGCTGCTGCACGTGCCCCTGGGCACCTACTTGCTGTACGGCCTGATCGTGGTCATCCCGACGGTCGTCATCGCGATCTTCGTGTCCACTTTCCTGCTCACGCGCGGCTGGTGGAAGCCGGCCATGGACGAGCAGGACGTCACCGCCTCGGAAACCCCGAAGACCGAACTCGCCGATGACGATGACGATGACCGGGCTCCGACGGCCGCCGAGCCCGTCGCGGGTGGCGGCGCCACAGCCACCCTCGTCGAGACGCGGCAGCGGGCCGAGCCCCGGCTGTTCGTGCTCCTGGCCCCGCTCGTCGTCGCGTTGCTGCTGGTCGCCACCGGAGCCATCGCCGAGATGGCGCACTGGTCGAACCCGGTCGTCGCGCTGTTGTCCACGCCGATGGTGGCCCTGCTGATCGGGCTCGTCGGGACGTGTCTCGTCGGCCGCTGGTACGCCGGCCAGCCCCGGGTGGAGAAGGCGCTCGCGGCCGGACTGCGCCAGAGTGGGCAGATCCTGCTGCTGAGCGGTGTCGGTGGCTCGCTCGCGGCCGTCATCAAGGCCGTCGGCCTCGGTGACATCCTCGGCAAGTACCTCTCGGCCGGCGCGTGGGCGCCGCTGCTCGTGGTCTGGGCGATCGCCGCGGTGCTGCACATCGCGGTCGGCTCTGTGACGATCTCCGCGATCACCGCCGCGGGCCTGCTCGCCCCGGTGGCACCGGCGCTCGGGATCAACCCGGTACTCATCGCCCTCGCCGCGGGCGCCGGCTCGCTCTTCCTCGTGCACCTGACCAGCAACACGTTCTGGCTGCTGCAAGCACTGATGGGCCAGACGACGCGGGGCACGCTGAAGACCTGCTCGGTGGGCGTCTCGATCGCGTCGGTCACCGCGTTGGGCCCGATCCTCGCCCTGAGCCTGGTGCTGTGA